A single region of the Microbulbifer sp. MKSA007 genome encodes:
- a CDS encoding DUF4350 domain-containing protein, giving the protein MTAKRILLAALVISGVALVWLFLTFYERYSKEIDSGWSMEARRNPYLAAERYLTDIQLAPHQADNISVLQGLSSDATLFINSSSQVYNPTKAQELLEWVERGGHAIVVAYTGNFDSDSGRSENRDWLLESMDVSIQEGHSKFELQETLEQLLGEDAVLEPEQSPADAMREHNRKLDEGETEDEPKEQEEPRNPDVSEEDLVTLPVEGGSEIQLYLDASHLLYHPSFNDETITDGPVFWAKVRRGDVGVPFMQFERGNGVITLMTDSTLWQSQRIGHFDHAYFLQLLAGEGEFVFLTRPRFETLSKVARQYAAEFFLAGALALLAWLLLHGRRFGPLQPEPEVSRRSLLEHISACGHYYWQDDQGETLLRGHREELLRRLGATHINATKKRKLCDKLCASTGMDERLIVETLWGKPPTTEETFTEHMRNLQRIEAVL; this is encoded by the coding sequence ATGACCGCTAAGAGAATTCTGTTGGCAGCCCTGGTCATAAGTGGCGTGGCACTTGTATGGCTATTCCTCACTTTCTACGAGCGCTACTCCAAGGAGATCGACAGCGGCTGGAGCATGGAAGCCAGACGAAATCCCTACCTGGCAGCAGAAAGATACCTCACCGATATCCAACTGGCGCCGCATCAGGCAGATAATATATCTGTACTCCAAGGCCTTTCCTCCGATGCCACCCTGTTTATCAACAGCTCCAGCCAGGTCTATAACCCCACCAAGGCCCAAGAACTTCTAGAGTGGGTCGAGCGCGGTGGCCACGCCATCGTTGTAGCCTATACCGGCAACTTCGACAGCGACTCCGGGCGCAGTGAAAACCGCGATTGGCTACTTGAGTCCATGGACGTCTCTATCCAAGAGGGACACAGTAAGTTCGAACTGCAAGAAACCCTGGAGCAACTGCTCGGGGAGGATGCCGTACTCGAGCCTGAGCAGAGCCCCGCTGATGCCATGCGGGAGCACAATCGCAAACTGGACGAAGGCGAAACGGAAGATGAGCCGAAGGAACAAGAGGAACCTCGCAACCCCGATGTGTCAGAAGAGGATCTGGTAACCCTGCCTGTTGAGGGCGGCAGCGAAATACAGCTATACCTCGATGCCAGCCACCTGCTCTACCACCCTTCGTTTAATGACGAGACTATCACCGATGGACCTGTCTTCTGGGCAAAAGTACGACGCGGCGATGTCGGCGTACCGTTTATGCAGTTCGAGCGCGGCAATGGTGTGATTACCCTGATGACTGACAGCACCCTGTGGCAGTCCCAGCGTATTGGCCACTTCGATCACGCCTATTTCTTACAATTGCTGGCCGGCGAAGGAGAGTTTGTCTTTCTCACCCGCCCCCGCTTTGAAACCCTTTCTAAGGTTGCTCGTCAATACGCTGCAGAGTTTTTTCTCGCCGGCGCACTGGCCTTACTCGCTTGGCTATTACTACACGGGCGCCGCTTCGGCCCCTTGCAGCCGGAGCCAGAAGTGTCCCGCCGTTCTCTACTAGAACATATATCCGCCTGCGGCCATTACTACTGGCAGGACGACCAGGGGGAAACCCTGCTGCGCGGCCATCGGGAAGAACTTCTACGTCGTCTTGGCGCCACCCATATCAACGCCACTAAAAAACGCAAACTGTGCGACAAGCTCTGTGCCTCCACCGGTATGGATGAACGGCTAATAGTTGAAACCTTGTGGGGCAAGCCCCCAACAACCGAAGAAACATTTACTGAACACATGCGTAATCTGCAGCGAATTGAGGCAGTCCTATGA
- a CDS encoding MoxR family ATPase has protein sequence MNETTLQPEQQTTGPSPDWQAASAKLQILRNNINRLLIGQEQVVDQVLVALLASGHVLLEGVPGLGKTLLVRTLANCFGGNFRRIQFTPDLMPADVTGHAMYNMGESRFEVRRGPVFTNLLLADEINRAPAKTQAALLEVMQEKQVTIDGQALKVPSPFMVLATQNPIEQEGTYPLPEAELDRFLLKVLIDYPSLEAELKLAAAASSGRIERSLQEKLAGEITVEGLQQLQALVPQVGLDEQVLNYAVRLVRATRQSPQLRSPAGPRASIGLLQAARANALLQGREFVLPDDIKAMAIPVMRHRIGLSPDMEIDGETADTALAMIIDSVEAPRL, from the coding sequence ATGAACGAGACCACCCTTCAACCAGAACAACAAACCACGGGCCCGTCACCTGACTGGCAGGCTGCGTCCGCCAAACTTCAGATACTGCGCAACAATATCAACCGGTTGCTGATTGGCCAGGAGCAGGTGGTTGACCAGGTACTCGTAGCTCTGCTGGCTTCTGGCCACGTACTGCTCGAAGGTGTACCCGGACTCGGCAAAACCCTTCTGGTGCGCACCCTGGCCAACTGCTTTGGCGGCAATTTCCGCCGCATCCAGTTTACCCCGGATTTGATGCCCGCCGACGTTACCGGCCACGCCATGTACAACATGGGAGAGAGCCGCTTTGAGGTGCGTCGCGGGCCGGTATTTACCAACCTGCTGCTGGCGGATGAAATCAACCGCGCCCCCGCCAAAACCCAGGCCGCCCTGCTGGAGGTGATGCAGGAGAAGCAGGTCACTATCGACGGCCAGGCACTGAAAGTACCCAGTCCATTTATGGTACTCGCCACTCAAAACCCCATCGAGCAGGAAGGTACCTACCCGCTGCCAGAGGCGGAACTGGACCGATTCCTGCTGAAAGTCCTCATCGATTACCCCAGCCTCGAAGCGGAACTGAAATTGGCCGCCGCCGCCAGCAGTGGCCGAATTGAGCGCAGCCTGCAGGAAAAGCTGGCCGGGGAAATTACTGTCGAGGGATTGCAACAACTTCAGGCCCTGGTGCCCCAGGTGGGATTGGACGAACAGGTATTGAATTACGCCGTGCGGCTGGTGCGCGCCACCCGCCAATCACCGCAGCTGCGCAGCCCCGCCGGCCCGCGCGCCAGTATCGGCCTGCTGCAGGCAGCCCGCGCCAATGCGCTGTTACAGGGACGGGAATTTGTACTGCCGGATGATATCAAGGCCATGGCCATCCCGGTAATGCGCCACCGTATCGGCCTATCTCCAGATATGGAAATTGACGGTGAAACTGCTGACACGGCGCTGGCAATGATTATCGACAGTGTTGAGGCGCCGCGACTGTGA
- a CDS encoding DUF58 domain-containing protein translates to MTQTVAATEQQAAPAQSGRTGPSPRLVKLLGYWCLAALAITAARIWFPQASSFIGNLWWGASALLISATLLDYLTGYRVTGLQGLRRLPGNLALGVRNTARLKLHNTGPRPLLLQVSDSIPQQLGSTGLPRSAQLNPDQEITIEYDLVPRRRGSASFGRIEVLANSPWGLWQTRVWLGQEQTVKVYPNFLGISSLQSLSTEQSLRLMGLHQQQRRGEGMDFRQLREYRQGDSQRQVDWRASSRLRKLISREYQDERDQEIIYMLDCGRRMRAKDGELSHFDHALNGLLLSAYVAIKQGDAVGLQAFAAAQESSGGQLPPVKGESAINLLLNNVYDLHSGTSSADYTSAAQQLMAHHKRRALVILITNLRDEDSDELLAAVKLLSRNHLVMIASLRETSVDKLLQQPIQNFDSAVNSAAARNFLRRREQLLQHLQAHNVIVVDSRPELLHQSLVEAYWRLKRSGRI, encoded by the coding sequence GTGACACAGACTGTAGCTGCAACAGAGCAACAGGCAGCACCAGCGCAAAGCGGTCGCACCGGCCCGAGTCCGCGCCTGGTCAAACTGCTCGGCTACTGGTGCCTGGCGGCTCTGGCAATTACAGCAGCGCGAATTTGGTTTCCGCAAGCCAGCTCATTTATCGGCAACCTTTGGTGGGGAGCGAGTGCCCTGTTAATCAGCGCCACCCTGCTGGACTATCTCACCGGTTACCGTGTAACCGGTCTGCAGGGGCTGCGGCGATTGCCCGGCAACCTGGCCCTGGGCGTACGCAATACTGCGCGGCTAAAACTTCACAATACCGGCCCACGCCCACTATTACTCCAGGTTTCCGACTCAATCCCACAGCAACTGGGATCGACAGGGCTGCCGCGCTCCGCACAACTTAACCCGGACCAGGAAATCACCATCGAGTACGACCTGGTACCCCGTCGCCGCGGCAGCGCCTCTTTCGGACGAATCGAGGTACTGGCCAACTCTCCCTGGGGACTCTGGCAGACGAGGGTATGGTTGGGACAGGAGCAGACCGTCAAGGTCTACCCCAATTTTCTCGGTATCTCCTCACTGCAATCTCTCTCCACCGAACAGAGCCTGCGCCTGATGGGGTTGCACCAGCAGCAGCGTCGCGGTGAGGGCATGGACTTCCGCCAACTGCGGGAATACCGCCAGGGAGACAGCCAGCGACAGGTGGACTGGCGCGCGAGCTCGCGGCTGCGCAAACTGATCAGCCGTGAATACCAGGACGAACGCGACCAGGAAATTATTTATATGCTGGATTGCGGCCGCAGGATGCGTGCGAAAGACGGCGAGCTGAGCCACTTTGACCACGCACTCAATGGCTTGCTACTTTCAGCTTATGTCGCCATCAAACAGGGGGACGCGGTCGGCTTGCAGGCATTTGCTGCGGCACAGGAGAGCAGTGGTGGACAGCTGCCTCCAGTAAAAGGCGAAAGTGCAATCAACCTACTGCTGAATAATGTCTACGACCTCCACTCTGGCACTAGTAGCGCAGATTACACTAGCGCCGCACAACAGTTGATGGCCCACCACAAGCGACGTGCCCTGGTAATCCTGATTACCAACTTGCGCGATGAAGATAGTGACGAACTCCTAGCAGCAGTCAAATTGCTGTCGCGCAATCACCTGGTGATGATTGCCAGTCTGCGGGAGACTTCTGTGGACAAATTGCTGCAACAGCCGATTCAGAACTTTGATAGTGCAGTAAACAGCGCAGCAGCGAGGAACTTCCTGCGCCGCAGGGAGCAATTACTTCAGCATTTGCAGGCACACAATGTCATAGTGGTTGACTCGAGGCCGGAGCTTTTGCACCAGTCTCTGGTAGAGGCCTATTGGCGCCTAAAGCGCAGCGGCAGAATCTGA
- a CDS encoding TonB-dependent copper receptor, which yields MAGGCPSRMDPPTAYIFPEAMDEIEVIKGPQSVLYGPGNSAGVVVFNQQQERPTESDWNMHASLLGASAERRDGLFDISYSSPQFSIRSSSTSASADDYEDGDGNEVNSSYERWSSQVNLAWTPSDDTRVEFDTAFSDGEAAYADRGVDGSKFARESHKAKYVRSRISSWLDSIELQAYYNYIDHIMDNYSLRELSSTATPMVMNLDSETTGFKMALVFTPMDDVELTSGIDARENRHTGRSTMNQSNMDYRNMKREADAEFSQLGLFSEISWQVAANQRWIAGARVDDWEVKDLRDEVALSMMSSVDNPTGGETRSELLSSGFLRYEYGLESGPNSSATLFAGLGYTERFPDYWEIFSYETADSYSALDIESEKTTQLDIGYIYRGEKHSASVSGFVNQIDDYLMIEKDYEKAAVMSSMDSMGSMNMDGMDSSDTRTTSIVRNIQARSWGLEFDSSYQLNEQWRTEFTVTSVRGANETDGTTLAQLPPLEGRLGLYYEQAQWSAGVLWRAIASQDRVDIGKGNIVGQDIGATDSANVVSINAGWKPSKSVLVTTGIDNLFDETYAEHISRSGANIIGFDQLTRVNEPGRTFWLKAIYRI from the coding sequence ATGGCGGGTGGTTGTCCCAGCCGAATGGACCCACCTACAGCCTATATTTTTCCCGAGGCAATGGACGAAATTGAAGTTATTAAAGGGCCACAGAGCGTCCTCTATGGCCCGGGAAATTCCGCCGGCGTAGTTGTATTTAACCAGCAGCAGGAGCGCCCCACTGAAAGCGACTGGAATATGCATGCGAGCCTGCTCGGCGCCAGTGCCGAGCGTCGCGATGGTCTATTCGATATCTCCTATAGTTCGCCGCAGTTTTCTATCCGCAGCTCCTCGACCTCGGCATCTGCGGACGACTACGAAGACGGGGATGGCAATGAGGTAAATTCCAGTTATGAGCGCTGGAGCAGCCAGGTCAATTTGGCCTGGACACCCAGCGACGATACACGGGTCGAGTTTGATACTGCATTTAGCGATGGTGAAGCTGCCTATGCAGATCGGGGAGTCGACGGTTCCAAGTTTGCCCGTGAGAGCCACAAAGCGAAATATGTCCGCAGCCGTATCAGTAGCTGGCTCGACTCAATTGAGCTCCAGGCCTACTACAACTATATCGACCACATCATGGATAACTACAGCCTGCGCGAGTTATCCAGCACCGCTACCCCCATGGTCATGAATCTCGATAGTGAGACCACAGGTTTCAAGATGGCTCTGGTGTTTACGCCTATGGACGATGTGGAATTGACCAGTGGAATTGATGCCCGGGAAAATCGCCACACCGGCCGCTCGACCATGAACCAGTCCAACATGGACTACCGGAATATGAAGCGAGAGGCCGATGCCGAATTTAGCCAGCTGGGGTTATTTTCTGAGATCAGCTGGCAAGTCGCAGCCAATCAACGCTGGATCGCCGGTGCACGAGTGGATGATTGGGAAGTAAAAGACCTTCGCGATGAAGTTGCTCTATCCATGATGTCCTCAGTGGATAACCCCACTGGGGGAGAAACTCGCTCAGAGCTATTGAGCAGCGGCTTCCTGCGCTATGAATATGGTCTCGAGAGTGGTCCCAATAGTTCTGCCACACTCTTTGCCGGGCTCGGCTACACTGAGCGCTTCCCCGATTATTGGGAAATTTTCTCCTACGAGACAGCTGACTCCTACAGCGCACTGGATATCGAATCAGAAAAGACCACCCAGCTGGATATCGGCTATATCTATCGCGGTGAAAAACACTCTGCCAGTGTCTCCGGATTCGTCAATCAGATTGATGACTACCTGATGATTGAGAAGGATTACGAAAAAGCGGCAGTAATGAGTAGCATGGACTCTATGGGTAGTATGAATATGGATGGTATGGACTCCTCCGATACTCGCACTACCTCCATTGTCAGAAACATCCAGGCGCGCTCCTGGGGTTTGGAGTTTGACTCCTCATATCAGCTCAACGAGCAGTGGCGCACTGAATTCACCGTAACATCTGTTCGCGGTGCCAACGAAACCGATGGCACTACCTTGGCACAACTGCCGCCTCTGGAGGGCCGCCTGGGACTCTACTATGAACAGGCCCAGTGGTCAGCAGGTGTTTTATGGCGCGCTATCGCAAGCCAGGACCGGGTGGATATCGGCAAAGGCAATATTGTTGGTCAGGATATTGGTGCAACCGACTCTGCCAACGTCGTTTCCATCAATGCCGGCTGGAAACCCAGTAAAAGTGTACTGGTGACTACCGGTATCGATAATCTATTCGATGAGACTTACGCTGAACATATCAGTCGCTCTGGAGCCAATATTATTGGTTTCGATCAGTTGACTCGGGTTAACGAACCGGGACGCACTTTCTGGCTGAAAGCCATTTATCGAATTTAA
- a CDS encoding outer membrane beta-barrel protein produces MIKLSVYLLSFFIAATSYGFEANNPFDGVATGEYRIIGTVGFGSGEQQLNKQRDSFGYVSLGITPAVGVWQVELRASHFDDNHVTVDQVGLNFKIDFTLNCHVQCLYWMVGYNYADVDLNNVIRRGYWYREYPPFYPDDRYIYIIDASGSDTFWNAGVGYRIMWTQDFDTSLEYNYNNIGKIERVNLGHLRTLSLNFSYRF; encoded by the coding sequence ATGATAAAGCTATCCGTCTACCTGCTTTCCTTTTTTATAGCTGCGACCAGTTATGGATTCGAGGCGAATAATCCTTTTGATGGTGTCGCCACGGGAGAGTACCGGATTATCGGTACCGTTGGTTTTGGGAGTGGCGAGCAGCAGTTAAATAAGCAGCGGGATTCTTTTGGCTATGTCAGCCTTGGAATTACGCCGGCGGTAGGAGTCTGGCAAGTTGAGCTGCGGGCGTCACATTTTGATGATAATCATGTCACAGTAGATCAGGTAGGTTTAAATTTTAAAATTGATTTTACCCTGAATTGTCACGTTCAATGTCTCTATTGGATGGTGGGATATAATTATGCCGATGTGGATTTGAACAATGTTATAAGAAGAGGCTATTGGTATCGAGAATACCCACCATTTTATCCGGATGATCGATATATCTATATTATTGATGCCAGTGGCAGTGATACTTTTTGGAATGCCGGAGTGGGTTACCGAATTATGTGGACTCAGGATTTCGATACTTCATTAGAGTATAACTACAATAATATTGGCAAAATAGAACGTGTTAACCTCGGGCATCTGCGTACCCTGAGTTTGAATTTTTCCTACCGCTTTTAG
- a CDS encoding type II toxin-antitoxin system HicB family antitoxin — MRYPVVVHNIEYAGFGAIAPDLPHCHCYADTLEGTLQKMAETIFQRLEELRQAGQPMPQAGDVDNLKKNPAFVGGVWAIIDVETT; from the coding sequence ATGCGCTACCCGGTTGTGGTGCACAATATTGAATATGCCGGATTTGGTGCCATTGCACCGGATCTGCCGCATTGCCACTGCTATGCCGATACCCTTGAGGGGACCCTGCAAAAAATGGCTGAAACGATTTTTCAGCGGTTGGAAGAGCTCCGCCAGGCTGGACAGCCAATGCCGCAAGCAGGTGATGTAGACAACCTGAAGAAAAACCCGGCTTTTGTAGGAGGCGTCTGGGCCATTATTGATGTAGAAACAACTTGA
- the cysQ gene encoding 3'(2'),5'-bisphosphate nucleotidase CysQ — translation MDKALLEQVIEICKRAGEAILEVYHNSAELEVETKKDDSPVTAADLAAHKVLEPALAQLIEGVPVLSEEQEMPSFEERSQWQRYWIVDPLDGTKEFIRRNGEFTVNVALIENGEPVLGVVYVPVLNITYAGCKGEGAFKRDANGETEIRVRPLKPRLDNSEVVELVASRSHGTGTVDQLVQRIESELGAVECKNMGSSLKLCLVAEGAADLYPRLAPTCEWDTAAAQAVVEAAGGIVVDEEFNLLRYNTKDSLLNPFFYVIGDSSFDWQSLLLDKSAA, via the coding sequence ATGGATAAAGCACTTTTAGAGCAGGTGATAGAGATCTGCAAACGCGCGGGAGAAGCGATTCTCGAGGTTTATCACAACAGCGCTGAGTTGGAAGTCGAGACAAAGAAAGATGATTCCCCAGTAACTGCCGCAGATCTGGCCGCTCACAAAGTACTGGAACCGGCGTTAGCACAGCTTATCGAGGGAGTACCGGTTTTATCAGAAGAGCAGGAAATGCCCTCGTTCGAAGAGCGCAGTCAGTGGCAGCGTTACTGGATTGTCGATCCGCTCGATGGCACCAAAGAATTTATCCGACGCAACGGTGAATTTACCGTAAATGTCGCGTTAATCGAAAATGGCGAGCCCGTTTTGGGGGTGGTTTACGTACCGGTACTGAATATCACTTATGCCGGCTGCAAGGGCGAAGGAGCCTTTAAGCGCGATGCCAATGGCGAAACTGAAATTCGGGTACGTCCACTGAAGCCGCGCCTGGATAATAGTGAAGTTGTTGAACTTGTGGCCAGCCGCAGCCATGGAACCGGCACCGTCGACCAGTTGGTACAACGTATCGAGTCTGAACTGGGAGCTGTCGAGTGCAAAAATATGGGCTCCTCGCTGAAATTATGCCTGGTTGCTGAGGGTGCAGCAGATTTGTATCCGCGTCTCGCTCCTACTTGCGAGTGGGATACTGCGGCAGCTCAGGCTGTAGTTGAAGCAGCAGGTGGTATTGTTGTGGACGAAGAGTTTAATTTGTTGCGCTACAACACTAAAGACTCTCTGCTGAATCCCTTTTTCTATGTAATTGGCGATTCTTCTTTTGATTGGCAATCCCTACTGCTGGATAAGTCCGCTGCTTAG
- the cysK gene encoding cysteine synthase A has translation MKAANILETIGNTPHVRINHLFRPDIEVWMKVERFNPGSSIKDRIALAMIEDAERRGALQPGGVIIEPTSGNTGIGLAMVAAVKGYRLILTMPESMSVERRQVMKAMGAELVLTPKERGMGGAIAKAEELLASHANSWMPQQFNNRANAQVHRDVTSKEILADFPEGLDYMITGVGTGGHITGCGEVLKEHFPKLQVYAVEPEKSPVISGGEKGLHRLQGIGAGFVPQVLNTEVLDGTVLVSEEDSFEMARRCALKEGIFVGISSGASLAALKKREGEMDAGSRVLVFSYDTGERYLSVQDLFSA, from the coding sequence ATGAAAGCGGCCAATATTCTGGAAACAATCGGCAATACCCCTCACGTAAGAATCAATCACCTCTTTCGCCCCGATATAGAAGTTTGGATGAAGGTAGAGCGCTTTAATCCGGGCAGCAGTATTAAGGACCGAATTGCCTTGGCGATGATTGAGGATGCGGAGCGTCGTGGAGCCCTGCAGCCCGGTGGGGTAATAATCGAACCGACCTCTGGTAATACGGGTATTGGACTGGCGATGGTTGCTGCCGTGAAGGGTTATCGCCTGATCCTGACCATGCCGGAGTCTATGTCGGTAGAGCGTCGCCAGGTCATGAAGGCAATGGGCGCAGAATTGGTCCTTACACCTAAAGAGCGCGGTATGGGCGGTGCTATTGCTAAGGCGGAGGAGTTATTGGCCTCACATGCGAATAGCTGGATGCCCCAACAATTTAATAACCGCGCCAATGCCCAGGTGCACCGGGATGTTACCTCCAAGGAAATCTTGGCAGACTTTCCTGAGGGGCTGGATTATATGATTACCGGTGTGGGTACTGGCGGGCATATCACGGGTTGTGGTGAAGTCTTAAAAGAGCACTTTCCCAAATTACAGGTCTATGCGGTAGAGCCGGAGAAATCACCGGTGATTAGCGGTGGAGAAAAAGGCCTGCATCGTTTGCAGGGTATCGGCGCCGGCTTTGTACCCCAGGTACTCAATACGGAAGTACTCGACGGTACTGTTTTGGTGAGTGAGGAAGACAGTTTTGAAATGGCGCGTCGCTGCGCATTAAAAGAGGGAATTTTTGTGGGTATCTCCTCCGGTGCCAGCCTTGCGGCCCTGAAAAAGCGCGAAGGGGAGATGGATGCGGGCAGCCGGGTACTGGTATTCAGCTATGACACTGGTGAGCGCTATCTGTCCGTTCAGGACCTTTTCTCCGCCTAA
- a CDS encoding lysoplasmalogenase, giving the protein MSVENSAPQHNFRNYLVPMFLASATLFIFLDTWKLDNLWMPALKALPILCLMMIARLELRGKTLLFTFLALSSSAIGDVLLEMQFPQHFVFGLGAFLIAQLIYALGFLRFAEPPNRRNLIRTLPIVIAALLLAQIILPAAGDLAPAVLAYLLAILAMAVAAAMHKGDATLLLAGAVIFMASDTLIAINKFITPLPLADAAIMLTYYSAQLCILYGIRRAQA; this is encoded by the coding sequence ATGTCCGTAGAAAATTCCGCACCCCAGCACAACTTTCGCAATTACCTGGTACCGATGTTCCTGGCCAGTGCCACTTTATTCATCTTTCTGGATACCTGGAAGCTGGATAACTTGTGGATGCCCGCGCTAAAAGCGCTGCCGATACTGTGCCTAATGATGATTGCCAGACTGGAGCTGCGGGGCAAAACCCTGCTTTTCACTTTTCTAGCCCTCAGTTCCTCCGCCATCGGGGATGTACTCCTCGAAATGCAATTCCCCCAACACTTTGTGTTTGGACTGGGTGCTTTTCTTATTGCCCAGCTAATCTACGCGCTGGGCTTCCTGCGTTTTGCGGAGCCCCCCAATCGGCGCAACCTTATTCGGACACTGCCTATAGTGATTGCCGCACTGCTTTTGGCTCAAATTATCCTCCCTGCTGCTGGGGATTTAGCCCCGGCAGTATTAGCGTATCTGCTGGCTATCCTCGCCATGGCAGTCGCCGCCGCAATGCACAAGGGTGACGCCACCCTGCTACTTGCCGGGGCTGTCATCTTTATGGCTTCAGATACATTAATTGCTATTAACAAGTTCATCACCCCACTACCGCTAGCCGATGCCGCCATTATGCTCACCTACTACAGTGCGCAACTGTGTATCCTGTACGGAATCCGCCGCGCCCAGGCATAA
- the yrfG gene encoding GMP/IMP nucleotidase, with translation MLDWRSIDTVLLDMDGTLLDLHYDNHFWLTHLPKRYAEVHGFDPQEAQQKLEAEINARRGTLEWYCLDFWAEKLELDILSILREIETRIALRPHTEAFLSGLQQLQKPTYLVTNAHRQGLDHKLEITGIDRWFDGIISSHDYGHAKESANFWDSLRDNLEFDPENTLFVDDNQSVLSAAQDYGIAHLLCIRQPDSRGPKREITNFPAIHHFDEIMAFNRSRLDTGSA, from the coding sequence ATGCTCGATTGGCGAAGTATCGATACCGTATTGCTGGACATGGACGGCACCCTGCTGGATTTGCATTACGACAATCATTTTTGGCTTACGCACCTGCCCAAGCGCTACGCAGAAGTCCACGGCTTTGACCCGCAGGAAGCCCAGCAGAAGCTCGAAGCTGAGATCAATGCCCGCCGCGGCACTCTGGAGTGGTACTGCCTGGACTTCTGGGCGGAAAAATTGGAGCTGGATATCCTCAGCATATTGCGCGAGATCGAGACCCGAATCGCCCTGCGCCCTCACACTGAGGCGTTTCTGAGCGGCCTGCAACAACTGCAAAAGCCCACCTACCTTGTGACCAATGCGCACCGTCAAGGGCTGGATCACAAGCTGGAGATCACCGGTATTGACCGCTGGTTTGACGGCATCATCTCCTCCCATGATTATGGACATGCCAAGGAGAGTGCCAATTTCTGGGACTCTCTGCGAGATAACCTGGAATTTGACCCGGAGAACACCCTGTTTGTCGACGATAACCAATCTGTTCTGAGCGCGGCCCAGGACTACGGTATCGCCCACCTATTGTGTATTCGCCAACCGGATAGCCGCGGGCCCAAACGGGAAATCACTAACTTCCCGGCGATCCATCATTTTGATGAGATCATGGCTTTTAACCGCAGCAGACTGGACACCGGGTCCGCCTGA
- a CDS encoding S4 domain-containing protein: MEKVRIDKWLWAARFFKTRSIAKQAIEGGKVHADGQRVKASKEVTTGVKLSIRQGWDLLEVEVIALSDQRRGAEIARTLYRETEDSIARREKEKTERQAANAGIQQERPNKKQRRQIHRFLREQE; the protein is encoded by the coding sequence ATGGAAAAAGTACGTATCGATAAGTGGCTCTGGGCCGCGCGCTTCTTTAAGACTCGCAGTATTGCCAAGCAGGCGATCGAAGGTGGAAAAGTCCACGCCGATGGCCAGCGGGTCAAAGCCAGCAAGGAAGTCACTACCGGTGTCAAACTGAGCATCCGCCAGGGCTGGGATTTACTGGAAGTTGAAGTAATCGCTCTATCGGATCAGCGGCGCGGCGCCGAGATTGCGCGCACCTTATACCGCGAGACCGAAGACAGTATCGCCCGTCGGGAAAAAGAAAAAACCGAGCGACAGGCAGCCAATGCCGGGATACAACAGGAGCGACCCAATAAAAAGCAACGCCGCCAGATACACCGCTTCCTGCGGGAACAAGAGTAG